A window from Pseudomonas frederiksbergensis encodes these proteins:
- a CDS encoding Hsp20 family protein, producing the protein MSTAFSMAPLFRSSVGFDRFNDLFETALRNEPGSTYPPYNVEKHGDDQYRIVVAAAGFQEEDLELQVEKGVLTISGGKRDATEDVTYLYQGIAQRAFKLSFRLADHIEIKAAGLSNGLLSIDLLRVIPEEAKAKRIPINGTQKPALQH; encoded by the coding sequence ATGAGTACTGCATTTTCCATGGCGCCACTGTTCCGTTCCTCGGTCGGTTTCGATCGTTTCAATGACCTGTTCGAAACCGCCCTGCGCAACGAGCCAGGCAGCACCTATCCACCTTACAACGTGGAAAAACACGGCGACGACCAATACCGCATCGTCGTAGCGGCCGCCGGCTTCCAGGAAGAAGACCTGGAGCTGCAAGTGGAAAAAGGTGTGCTGACCATCAGTGGCGGCAAACGTGACGCGACCGAAGACGTCACCTATCTGTACCAGGGCATCGCACAGCGTGCCTTCAAACTGTCCTTCCGTCTGGCGGACCATATCGAAATCAAGGCCGCCGGTCTGAGCAACGGTTTGTTGAGCATCGACCTGTTGCGGGTAATTCCGGAAGAGGCGAAAGCCAAACGCATCCCGATCAACGGGACGCAAAAACCTGCGCTGCAGCACTGA
- a CDS encoding tRNA dihydrouridine synthase: MQIALAPMEGLVDNILRDVLTRVGGIDWCVTEFIRINDQLLTPAYYHKFGPELLTGARTASGVPLRVQLLGSDPVCLAENAALACELGSEVIDLNFGCPAKTVNKSRGGAVLLKEPELLNRIVEHVRRAVPAHIPVTAKMRLGFDSPDGALVCATALAEGGAAHIVVHARTKTDGYKPPAHWEWIPRVQDVVKVPVFANGDIWSVEDWRRCREISGVEDIMLGRGLVSRPDLARQIAMARAGEDVVEMTWAQLLPLIQDFWLQAKAQMTARQSPGRLKQWLAMLTRNYPEAVELFTVLRRETELDQVSRLLGLQVSEAA, translated from the coding sequence ATGCAAATTGCTTTGGCGCCCATGGAGGGGTTGGTCGACAACATCCTGCGGGACGTGCTGACTCGTGTGGGCGGTATCGATTGGTGCGTGACCGAGTTCATTCGGATCAACGATCAACTGCTCACGCCTGCCTATTACCACAAGTTCGGCCCGGAACTGCTGACCGGCGCCCGCACCGCATCCGGCGTGCCGCTGCGGGTGCAACTGCTCGGTTCCGATCCGGTATGCCTGGCGGAAAACGCCGCGCTGGCCTGCGAACTGGGCTCCGAGGTCATTGACCTTAACTTCGGCTGCCCGGCCAAGACCGTGAACAAGTCCCGTGGCGGCGCAGTCCTGCTCAAAGAGCCTGAGCTGCTGAACCGGATCGTCGAACACGTACGCCGTGCCGTTCCGGCGCACATTCCGGTGACTGCCAAGATGCGCCTCGGTTTCGACAGCCCGGACGGTGCGCTAGTGTGTGCCACGGCCCTGGCCGAAGGTGGCGCGGCGCACATCGTGGTTCACGCGCGGACCAAAACTGACGGCTACAAGCCCCCGGCCCATTGGGAGTGGATCCCCCGGGTGCAGGATGTGGTCAAGGTGCCGGTGTTCGCCAATGGCGACATCTGGAGCGTCGAAGACTGGCGTCGTTGCCGTGAAATCAGCGGCGTTGAGGACATCATGCTCGGTCGCGGCCTGGTTTCGCGCCCGGACCTGGCACGGCAAATCGCAATGGCGCGGGCCGGTGAGGACGTCGTCGAGATGACCTGGGCCCAATTGCTGCCGCTGATTCAGGACTTCTGGCTGCAAGCCAAGGCGCAGATGACAGCCCGCCAATCGCCGGGTCGCTTGAAGCAGTGGCTGGCGATGCTGACCCGCAATTATCCCGAAGCGGTCGAGCTGTTTACCGTGCTGCGTCGTGAGACCGAACTGGATCAGGTCTCGCGTTTACTGGGCTTGCAGGTGTCCGAAGCCGCCTGA
- a CDS encoding EAL domain-containing protein — MPKSVDRIPPMPRIQALDPKRSEQSWESAPQLLAALNGARLGAWYWDIERGQISWSRGTQALFGFDPRQPLPADLEYLDLLPPEDRAKTIRAFDAVIAGAPLEQAMHHRIRWPDGSLHWLEINGSLLPDKHGRPRMIGVIREITHQRQREQALTSSEKRFATLFHLCPNMVLLTRQEDGLISEANQYFESLFGWPVQNAIGRTTLELGLWVHPEQRTQLVKATKAKGELINMEVQFRASNGQIHDGILSAQKVELEGQPYLLSTFLDTTERKAAELALKDSQERLDLALDSAQLGTWDWHIPSGMLYGSARAAQLHGLEAIPFHESFDEFFEGVPDEERGSMRDAYRSLREGPAGNYQLTYRVQLQDGSSRYLESRARLYRDENGAPLRMAGTLLDITDQVEREQLLVASEEKFATLFQVSPDPICVTRQDTGQFIEINSSFTQTFGWSAADVIGRGADEIGLWDASAQSLRRIEQVIREQGLNNVAILVQHKDGQALTCVISSRQISVGDQPCIVTTLRDITQQQRSEAALKASEEKFAKAFHSSPDAITITERDTGRYLEVNDGFCRLTGYRADEVVGRTVYQVGIWAEEKQRSALLAELQIKGRVLHQEMLGRNKRGELLTVEVSIEPITLNETACLLLTARDVSLLKNAEAQIRHLAYHDPLTNLPNRALLMDRLSQQIALLKRHNLRGALMFLDLDHFKHINDSLGHPVGDTVLKIITARLEASVRMEDTVARLGGDEFVVLLSGLEGSRNEVSEQVLQLADTLRELLSEPMFLDGQRLQVTPSIGIALIPDHGSTPTDLLKRADIALYRAKDSGRNTAQMYHNTMQKAASERLRMETDLRLALSRGEFRVHYQPQVDARNERIVGAEALVRWNHPELGEQSPTEFIKVLEDSGLILEVGTWIVDEACSAFKQLIANGLVDPLDFSLCVNISPRQFRQNDFVERIEHSLVSHGLPCSLLKLEITEGIVIQNLEDTINKMRSLKKLGVSFAMDDFGTGYSSLTYLKRLPVDTLKIDQSFIRDATTDPNDAEIIRAIVAMARSLELKVIAEGVETPEQLEFLQGLGCHFYQGYLHSPPLPVEDFQKLLK, encoded by the coding sequence GCGCCTGGTATTGGGACATCGAGCGTGGGCAGATCAGTTGGTCGCGGGGGACCCAGGCGCTGTTCGGCTTCGATCCCCGGCAACCGCTGCCGGCGGATCTGGAATACCTCGACTTGCTGCCGCCAGAGGATCGGGCGAAAACCATTCGCGCCTTCGACGCGGTGATCGCCGGCGCCCCGCTGGAACAGGCGATGCATCACCGCATTCGCTGGCCCGACGGCAGCCTGCACTGGCTGGAGATCAACGGCAGCCTGCTGCCGGACAAACACGGCCGGCCACGCATGATCGGCGTCATCCGCGAAATCACCCACCAGCGTCAGCGCGAACAGGCGTTGACCAGCTCAGAAAAACGCTTTGCCACGCTGTTCCACCTGTGTCCGAACATGGTCCTGCTGACTCGCCAGGAAGACGGCCTGATCAGCGAAGCCAACCAGTATTTCGAAAGCCTGTTTGGCTGGCCAGTTCAGAACGCTATTGGTCGTACCACCCTGGAGCTGGGCCTCTGGGTGCATCCGGAACAACGGACGCAACTGGTCAAAGCCACCAAGGCCAAGGGCGAACTGATCAACATGGAGGTGCAATTTCGTGCCAGCAACGGCCAGATCCACGACGGCATCCTCAGCGCACAAAAAGTCGAGCTCGAAGGCCAGCCGTATCTGCTGAGCACGTTTCTGGACACCACCGAACGCAAAGCCGCCGAGCTTGCCCTGAAAGACAGCCAGGAGCGCCTCGACCTGGCGCTGGATTCGGCGCAACTGGGTACCTGGGACTGGCACATCCCCAGCGGCATGCTGTACGGCTCGGCGCGCGCCGCCCAGCTACATGGGCTGGAAGCCATACCTTTCCATGAATCCTTCGACGAGTTTTTCGAAGGTGTGCCCGACGAAGAACGCGGCTCCATGCGCGATGCCTATCGCAGCCTGCGAGAAGGCCCGGCCGGCAATTATCAACTGACCTACCGCGTACAACTGCAGGACGGCAGCTCACGCTACCTGGAAAGCCGCGCCCGACTCTATCGCGACGAAAACGGGGCCCCGCTGCGCATGGCCGGCACCCTGCTCGACATCACAGATCAGGTGGAGCGGGAGCAACTGCTGGTGGCGTCCGAAGAGAAGTTCGCCACCCTGTTTCAGGTCAGCCCGGACCCGATTTGCGTGACCCGTCAGGACACCGGTCAATTTATCGAGATCAACTCCAGCTTCACCCAGACCTTCGGCTGGAGCGCCGCCGACGTGATTGGCCGCGGCGCCGACGAAATCGGTCTATGGGACGCTTCGGCACAAAGCCTGCGACGCATCGAGCAGGTCATCCGCGAACAGGGCCTGAACAACGTGGCGATCCTCGTCCAGCACAAAGACGGACAAGCCCTGACCTGCGTGATTTCCAGCCGCCAGATCAGCGTCGGCGACCAGCCGTGCATTGTTACCACCCTGCGCGATATCACTCAGCAGCAACGCTCGGAAGCTGCGCTCAAGGCCAGCGAAGAGAAGTTCGCCAAGGCCTTCCACTCCAGCCCCGACGCCATCACCATCACCGAGCGCGACACCGGGCGTTATCTGGAGGTTAACGATGGCTTTTGCCGCCTGACCGGCTACCGCGCCGATGAAGTGGTCGGCCGCACGGTGTACCAGGTCGGCATCTGGGCCGAGGAAAAACAACGTTCAGCGCTGCTCGCCGAACTCCAGATCAAGGGCCGGGTACTTCATCAGGAAATGCTCGGGCGCAATAAACGCGGCGAGTTGCTGACCGTCGAAGTCTCGATAGAACCAATTACCCTCAACGAAACCGCGTGCCTGCTGCTGACCGCGCGGGACGTCAGCCTGCTGAAAAACGCCGAAGCGCAGATCCGTCACCTGGCCTACCACGACCCGCTGACCAACCTGCCCAACCGCGCCCTGCTGATGGATCGCCTGAGCCAACAGATTGCCTTGCTCAAGCGCCACAACCTGCGCGGCGCCCTGATGTTTCTCGACCTTGATCACTTCAAGCACATCAATGATTCGCTCGGCCATCCGGTGGGCGATACCGTGCTGAAAATCATCACCGCGCGCCTCGAAGCCAGCGTGCGCATGGAAGACACCGTCGCGCGTTTGGGCGGTGACGAATTCGTGGTCCTGCTCAGCGGACTCGAAGGCTCGCGCAACGAGGTCAGCGAACAAGTCCTGCAACTGGCGGACACCTTGCGTGAACTGCTGTCGGAGCCGATGTTCCTCGACGGACAACGCCTGCAAGTAACCCCAAGCATCGGCATCGCGCTGATTCCCGATCACGGCTCAACCCCGACCGACCTGCTCAAACGCGCCGACATTGCCCTCTACCGGGCCAAGGATTCTGGCCGCAACACCGCGCAGATGTACCACAACACCATGCAGAAGGCGGCGAGCGAACGCTTGCGCATGGAAACCGACCTGCGCCTGGCCCTTTCCCGGGGCGAGTTCCGCGTGCATTACCAACCCCAGGTCGACGCCCGAAACGAGCGCATCGTCGGCGCCGAAGCACTGGTGCGCTGGAACCATCCGGAACTCGGCGAGCAATCGCCCACCGAGTTCATCAAGGTGCTGGAAGACAGCGGACTGATTCTGGAAGTGGGTACCTGGATCGTCGACGAGGCCTGCAGCGCCTTCAAACAACTGATCGCCAACGGCCTGGTCGATCCGCTGGACTTCAGCCTGTGCGTCAACATCAGCCCACGGCAATTTCGCCAGAATGACTTTGTCGAACGCATCGAACACAGCCTCGTCAGCCACGGCCTGCCCTGCTCGCTGCTGAAACTGGAAATCACCGAAGGCATCGTGATCCAGAACCTGGAAGACACCATCAACAAAATGCGCAGCCTGAAAAAGCTCGGCGTGAGTTTCGCCATGGACGATTTCGGCACCGGTTATTCCTCGCTGACCTACCTCAAGCGTCTGCCGGTCGACACCCTGAAAATCGACCAATCGTTCATCCGCGACGCCACCACCGACCCCAACGACGCCGAGATCATCCGCGCCATCGTTGCCATGGCCCGCAGCCTGGAGTTGAAAGTGATTGCCGAAGGGGTCGAGACGCCGGAACAGCTGGAATTCTTGCAGGGGCTGGGCTGCCATTTCTATCAGGGGTATTTGCACAGCCCTCCGCTGCCGGTGGAGGACTTCCAGAAACTGCTCAAGTGA